The Vicinamibacterales bacterium genome includes a window with the following:
- a CDS encoding methyltransferase domain-containing protein: MGVVTEIARRWSTRGLRSALRNVAAEAQIMRRHRAGLRDARKFGEARGLRIQLGSGGQPKPGWVNVDLTADADLQLDLRERLPFRDDAAAIVYAEHVLEHLVYPGEVRHLLSEVHRILEPGGVVKLVVPDAGRALEAYGLRERDFFAARRVRSYLTEEPPTPMHIINYIFRQDGQHRYAYDEETLAQVLQLAGFVNARPRPFDPEIDSERRRGVNSLYMEAEKPTSARSPAPSPPSPC, from the coding sequence GTGGGGGTGGTGACGGAGATCGCGCGACGCTGGAGCACACGAGGGCTGCGCTCCGCATTGCGGAACGTCGCCGCCGAAGCGCAGATCATGCGCCGGCACCGCGCGGGGCTGCGGGACGCGCGGAAGTTCGGCGAGGCCCGAGGGCTGCGCATCCAGCTCGGATCCGGAGGACAACCGAAGCCCGGCTGGGTGAACGTCGATCTGACCGCAGACGCCGACCTGCAACTCGACCTGCGGGAGCGGTTGCCGTTCCGTGACGACGCGGCGGCGATCGTGTACGCCGAACACGTACTCGAGCACCTCGTCTACCCGGGAGAGGTCCGGCACCTGCTCAGCGAGGTGCACCGCATCCTGGAACCGGGCGGGGTGGTGAAGCTCGTCGTGCCCGATGCCGGACGGGCGCTGGAGGCCTACGGACTGCGTGAACGCGACTTCTTCGCCGCGCGGCGCGTGCGGTCCTACCTGACGGAGGAGCCGCCGACGCCGATGCACATCATCAATTACATCTTCCGGCAGGATGGCCAGCATCGGTACGCGTACGACGAGGAGACGCTGGCGCAGGTGCTCCAGCTGGCCGGATTCGTCAACGCGCGCCCCCGTCCGTTCGATCCCGAGATCGATTCCGAGCGCCGGCGCGGCGTCAACAGTCTCTACATGGAAGCCGAGAAGCCTACTTCCGCTCGATCGCCGGCACCCTCCCCGCCATCGCCTTGTTGA